The following coding sequences are from one bacterium SCSIO 12741 window:
- a CDS encoding pyridoxal phosphate-dependent aminotransferase — MPHISNKGQNMPASPIRKLVPFAEAAKSAGKTVYHLNIGQPDIETPENVRKKMRETELKVVEYSHSAGFESYRKGLANYYNNLGIGIDHNQVIVTTGGSEALLFGFMSCFDPGDEVIIPEPFYANYNGFSTGAGVKVVPITADIESGFALPPISEFEKKITPRTKGILICNPGNPTGYLYSKEELEHLRKIVLEHDLFLFADEVYREFCYDGAEHHSIMNLEGLEQNAIMVDSVSKRYSMCGARVGALVTRNQEVLDTVMKFAQARLSPPTYGQVASEEALNTPQSYFDDVISEYVERRNVMVNALNEIPGVRCPMPKGAFYAIAELPVDDVDRFCQWILESFDHNGQTVMMAPATGFYSDPEPGRQQVRLAYVLEKDHLVNAVETLAAALQVYPGRTEKKMAEAEL, encoded by the coding sequence ATGCCACATATTTCGAATAAAGGTCAGAACATGCCGGCTTCACCGATCAGGAAGTTGGTTCCCTTCGCCGAAGCAGCGAAGTCAGCTGGAAAAACAGTTTATCACCTGAACATCGGTCAGCCCGATATTGAAACTCCTGAAAATGTCAGGAAAAAAATGCGGGAAACCGAATTGAAGGTAGTGGAGTATTCCCACTCAGCTGGGTTTGAATCCTACCGTAAAGGATTGGCAAACTATTACAACAACTTGGGTATCGGCATCGATCACAACCAGGTTATCGTAACAACAGGGGGCTCTGAAGCCCTTCTATTTGGTTTTATGAGTTGTTTTGACCCAGGTGATGAGGTCATTATTCCAGAACCTTTCTACGCCAACTACAACGGTTTTTCCACCGGTGCAGGGGTAAAGGTTGTTCCTATTACGGCGGATATAGAAAGTGGATTTGCTCTTCCTCCGATCAGCGAATTCGAAAAGAAAATTACTCCACGCACCAAGGGTATTTTGATTTGTAACCCTGGAAACCCAACGGGTTATCTATACTCGAAAGAAGAGTTGGAGCATTTGAGAAAAATTGTTCTTGAGCATGACTTGTTCTTGTTTGCCGATGAGGTATACCGTGAATTCTGCTATGATGGTGCCGAGCACCATTCCATCATGAATTTGGAAGGGTTAGAGCAGAACGCGATAATGGTAGACTCTGTTTCTAAGCGCTACAGCATGTGTGGAGCTCGAGTGGGAGCTTTGGTTACCCGCAATCAAGAGGTATTGGATACCGTGATGAAGTTTGCTCAGGCTCGGCTAAGTCCTCCAACCTACGGACAGGTGGCCAGTGAAGAAGCATTGAATACTCCTCAGTCCTATTTTGACGATGTGATTAGCGAATACGTGGAGCGTCGTAATGTGATGGTAAACGCTTTGAATGAAATTCCAGGAGTTCGCTGTCCAATGCCCAAAGGCGCCTTCTACGCCATTGCTGAATTGCCAGTGGATGATGTAGATCGTTTTTGTCAGTGGATTTTGGAGAGCTTCGATCACAACGGGCAAACGGTAATGATGGCTCCAGCCACCGGTTTTTACTCGGATCCGGAACCTGGACGCCAGCAAGTTCGATTGGCCTACGTTTTGGAAAAAGATCACTTGGTGAATGCAGTTGAAACTTTGGCCGCAGCTCTTCAAGTTTATCCAGGGCGCACTGAAAAAAAAATGGCTGAAGCTGAGCTATAA
- the rpmG gene encoding 50S ribosomal protein L33 — translation MAKKGNRVQVIMECTEHKNSGMPGTSRYITTKNRKNTPDRIELKKYNPILKKYTVHKEIK, via the coding sequence ATGGCAAAGAAAGGAAATAGAGTTCAGGTAATTATGGAGTGTACTGAGCACAAGAACAGCGGTATGCCAGGAACGTCTCGTTACATTACAACCAAGAACCGCAAGAATACTCCAGATCGGATTGAATTGAAAAAGTACAACCCGATTTTGAAAAAATACACCGTACACAAAGAAATTAAGTAA
- a CDS encoding DUF4295 domain-containing protein produces MAKKTVAGLQKKGAKDFTKVIKMVKSDKTGAYAFKEEIVPKDKVQDFLKK; encoded by the coding sequence ATGGCAAAGAAAACGGTTGCAGGTCTGCAAAAGAAAGGTGCTAAGGATTTTACCAAAGTGATTAAAATGGTTAAATCGGATAAAACCGGTGCCTACGCATTTAAAGAAGAAATCGTACCTAAAGATAAAGTACAAGATTTCCTGAAGAAGTAA
- the ftsY gene encoding signal recognition particle-docking protein FtsY: MGIFGLFSKKKKEDLDKGLEKSRQSVFSKISRAVVGKSKVDDEVLDNLEEILVTSDVGVNTTIRIIERIEERVARDKYLNANELNRILKEEIAGLLEDSNNADATEFTIPENKSPYVIMVVGVNGVGKTTTIGKLAYQFKKSGKKVVLGASDTFRAAAVDQIKIWGDRVDVPVVSQGMGSDPASVAFDTLQSAVSSDADVVIVDTAGRLHNKVNLMNELTKIKKVMTKVVPDAPHEILLVLDASTGQNAIEQAKQFTKATEVSALALTKLDGTAKGGVVIGISDQFKIPVKYIGIGEKMDDLQVFNRTEFVDSLFSE, translated from the coding sequence ATGGGAATTTTTGGACTGTTTTCGAAGAAGAAAAAGGAAGATCTCGACAAGGGATTGGAGAAATCGAGACAAAGTGTTTTCTCCAAGATTTCTCGTGCTGTTGTTGGTAAATCCAAGGTGGACGATGAGGTACTTGATAATCTGGAAGAGATTCTCGTTACCTCTGATGTAGGAGTTAATACCACCATTCGGATCATTGAGCGGATTGAAGAGCGGGTTGCTCGGGATAAATACCTCAATGCAAACGAACTCAACCGCATTCTTAAAGAAGAGATCGCTGGCCTCCTTGAAGACAGCAACAACGCTGACGCTACGGAGTTTACCATTCCTGAAAACAAATCACCCTATGTCATTATGGTGGTTGGTGTAAATGGGGTAGGTAAAACCACAACTATCGGAAAACTGGCCTATCAGTTTAAGAAGTCAGGTAAGAAAGTAGTTTTAGGTGCCTCGGATACTTTCCGGGCCGCAGCTGTGGATCAAATCAAAATCTGGGGTGACCGGGTAGATGTTCCTGTAGTAAGCCAGGGAATGGGATCAGATCCCGCTTCGGTGGCCTTCGATACCTTACAGAGTGCGGTATCCAGTGACGCTGACGTGGTGATCGTAGATACTGCCGGAAGATTGCACAACAAGGTGAATCTTATGAACGAGCTTACCAAGATTAAAAAGGTTATGACTAAAGTGGTGCCGGATGCGCCTCACGAAATCCTTTTGGTTTTGGATGCTTCTACCGGGCAAAATGCCATTGAACAGGCCAAGCAATTTACCAAAGCCACTGAAGTGAGTGCTCTTGCTTTGACCAAGTTAGACGGAACGGCAAAGGGTGGTGTAGTAATCGGAATTAGCGATCAGTTTAAGATTCCGGTGAAATACATCGGGATTGGAGAGAAAATGGATGATCTCCAGGTTTTCAATCGCACCGAGTTTGTGGATTCGCTATTCAGCGAATAA
- a CDS encoding (d)CMP kinase: protein MDAKINIAVDGFSSCGKSTLAKALAKELNYAFIDTGAMYRAVTLYAYRQGWFDNDTLNRDALVAALDEIQIRFAFNPERGASDVLLNGEDVEQEIRTMEVSKRVSPVATVKEVRQKLVALQQEMGREKGVVMDGRDIGTVVFPDAELKIFMTANKEVRVQRRFQELTRKGLSPTREEVRENLEERDRIDTTRKEDPLRQAEDALVLDNSALTPDEQLKLALNWAHERMGVAEPE from the coding sequence ATGGATGCGAAAATTAATATTGCCGTTGACGGATTCTCTTCCTGCGGTAAAAGTACCCTGGCCAAAGCCTTGGCCAAAGAGTTAAACTACGCTTTTATTGATACCGGAGCTATGTATCGTGCGGTTACGTTGTATGCCTACCGCCAAGGTTGGTTTGATAACGATACCCTAAATCGCGATGCTCTGGTAGCTGCGTTGGACGAAATTCAGATTCGATTTGCTTTTAATCCAGAGCGTGGTGCTTCGGATGTGCTGCTGAATGGCGAAGACGTAGAGCAAGAGATTCGGACCATGGAAGTATCCAAACGAGTGAGTCCGGTAGCCACGGTAAAAGAAGTTCGCCAAAAGCTGGTAGCGCTGCAACAGGAAATGGGTCGAGAAAAAGGCGTGGTAATGGATGGCCGTGATATTGGGACGGTCGTTTTTCCGGATGCTGAATTGAAGATTTTCATGACGGCAAACAAAGAGGTTCGCGTACAAAGAAGATTCCAGGAATTAACCCGTAAAGGCCTCTCTCCTACTCGCGAAGAAGTAAGAGAAAACCTGGAGGAACGTGACCGAATCGATACAACCAGAAAGGAAGATCCTTTACGCCAGGCTGAAGATGCTTTGGTATTGGACAATTCAGCGCTTACTCCAGACGAACAATTGAAGCTTGCCCTCAATTGGGCCCATGAAAGAATGGGAGTAGCTGAGCCCGAATAG
- the porQ gene encoding type IX secretion system protein PorQ encodes MRILFVFLMFFATTAHAQIGGNSAAAFLSIPVAARPAAMGGSAIGFKDTDVNLVYDNPANLDTLLDNQLALNYINFIGDINAGNVYYARRMGNGALGVGLQFMSYGKFDHTEANGQVVGQFTAGDYALNVGWGRSFDSIWSVGANVKMIYSTYADYRQFGVGVDVGGSYWSRDRNFSAGIVMKDLGTMLTKNDAGNRENLPWNVSIGISEKIPKAPLRFFFQYHHLEKWDLGSNDPDYRGKEKIDPKTGETSKRKFSTDNFFRHVVFGGEIIPHKNMYVTIAYNFRRHRELSPTARSGLSGMSFGAGIKIKRLRFQYTLASYHLGGNSHHIGVSTSLNEYLRKL; translated from the coding sequence ATGCGCATTCTGTTTGTATTTCTGATGTTTTTTGCCACCACGGCACACGCCCAAATAGGCGGAAATTCAGCGGCGGCCTTTCTTTCCATTCCTGTTGCTGCACGTCCTGCTGCGATGGGTGGTTCGGCCATTGGCTTTAAAGACACCGACGTCAACCTGGTTTATGATAATCCGGCTAATCTGGATACGCTTTTAGACAATCAGCTGGCTCTTAATTACATCAACTTTATTGGAGATATCAATGCCGGAAACGTTTACTATGCCCGTCGCATGGGCAATGGTGCCTTAGGGGTTGGCCTCCAGTTTATGAGTTACGGAAAATTTGATCACACGGAAGCCAATGGTCAGGTTGTGGGTCAGTTCACCGCAGGAGATTATGCCCTTAATGTGGGCTGGGGTCGTTCTTTTGACTCCATTTGGTCGGTTGGAGCCAACGTAAAAATGATCTACTCCACCTACGCCGACTACCGTCAATTTGGAGTGGGTGTGGATGTGGGTGGTAGCTATTGGAGCCGCGACCGAAACTTTAGCGCCGGAATCGTCATGAAGGATTTGGGAACGATGTTGACCAAAAACGATGCTGGAAATCGCGAAAATCTTCCCTGGAACGTTTCCATTGGAATTAGCGAGAAAATCCCGAAGGCTCCCCTCCGTTTTTTCTTTCAATACCACCACTTAGAAAAATGGGATTTAGGTTCTAATGATCCGGACTACCGGGGGAAAGAAAAAATAGATCCGAAAACGGGTGAAACCAGCAAACGTAAATTTTCGACGGACAACTTCTTTAGACACGTGGTTTTTGGAGGCGAAATCATTCCCCACAAAAACATGTACGTCACCATCGCTTACAATTTCCGCCGCCATAGAGAGCTGTCACCAACTGCCCGAAGCGGATTAAGCGGAATGTCTTTTGGTGCCGGTATTAAGATTAAGCGGTTGCGCTTTCAATACACCCTGGCCTCCTATCATTTGGGAGGAAATTCACACCACATTGGTGTCTCTACCAGTCTCAATGAGTACCTTCGCAAACTATAA
- a CDS encoding M23 family metallopeptidase: MKKRYKAGLVFLAVLLIGYLIPQNLSMPVEGATKSDYHKDSFWYYPWGKSVTHKGVDIFASEGTVLNSSTSGIVLYTGKIKMGGNVVLILGPKWRLHYYAHLKDIQTRKWGLVKNGETIGSVGSSGNAKGKPAHLHYSIVTPVPYIWRWDGDRQGWKKMFYLNPIDFLNP; the protein is encoded by the coding sequence ATGAAAAAAAGATACAAAGCGGGTTTAGTATTCCTCGCTGTTTTGTTGATCGGATATTTGATTCCGCAAAATTTATCGATGCCTGTTGAAGGCGCTACCAAATCAGACTACCACAAAGATTCTTTTTGGTATTACCCTTGGGGGAAATCTGTAACCCATAAAGGAGTGGACATTTTTGCTTCCGAGGGAACGGTGTTGAATTCTTCAACCAGTGGAATTGTATTGTACACCGGAAAGATAAAAATGGGAGGTAATGTGGTTTTAATTCTCGGCCCTAAATGGAGGCTCCATTACTATGCGCATTTAAAGGACATCCAAACCCGGAAATGGGGTTTAGTAAAAAATGGGGAAACCATTGGATCGGTGGGCTCAAGTGGCAATGCAAAAGGTAAGCCTGCTCATTTGCATTACTCCATTGTGACACCAGTGCCTTATATATGGAGATGGGATGGTGATAGACAGGGCTGGAAAAAGATGTTTTATCTAAACCCTATTGATTTTTTAAATCCATAA
- the aroC gene encoding chorismate synthase, with protein sequence MAGNSLGKLFRLSTFGESHGKAIGGVIDGCPSGLVLDMDAIQKELDRRKPGQSALTTPRKESDQVEFLSGIMDGTTLGTPIGFILRNEDKRSKDYSDLEKVYRPSHADYTYDQKFGIRDHRGGGRSSARETANWVVGGAIARQLLQHHGVRIRAYVSQIGSVSLSKNHSELNLEEVDHFLSRCPDAKSSALMEAEIEAARDAGDSLGGIISLVVEGLPTGWGEPVFEKLHAVLGQALFSINATKGVEFGSGFSAASIKGSEHNDAFVMEDGQVSTKTNHSGGVQGGLSNGMDLLARVAFKPTASIKKQQQTVNAQGESKTLEIQGRHDPCVVPRAVPIVEAMAALVLADFSLMARTNKLEA encoded by the coding sequence ATGGCTGGTAATAGTTTAGGTAAGTTATTCCGGTTGAGCACGTTTGGAGAATCGCACGGAAAAGCCATTGGAGGAGTAATTGACGGTTGCCCTTCCGGATTGGTTTTGGATATGGATGCCATTCAAAAAGAGCTCGATCGACGAAAGCCTGGACAATCGGCATTAACCACTCCCAGAAAGGAATCGGATCAAGTAGAATTTCTGTCCGGAATCATGGATGGAACAACCCTGGGTACACCTATTGGCTTCATACTTCGCAATGAAGACAAGCGCTCCAAAGATTACAGTGATCTGGAAAAGGTTTACCGCCCATCGCATGCTGATTATACCTACGATCAAAAATTTGGTATTCGCGATCACCGCGGTGGAGGAAGGTCTTCGGCCCGTGAGACTGCCAATTGGGTGGTAGGTGGAGCCATTGCTCGTCAATTGCTACAGCATCATGGAGTTCGGATTCGGGCCTATGTTTCTCAAATTGGAAGCGTGAGCCTGTCTAAAAACCATTCCGAATTAAACCTGGAAGAAGTTGATCATTTCCTCTCTCGTTGCCCAGATGCCAAGTCTTCGGCCTTAATGGAAGCTGAAATTGAAGCAGCTCGTGATGCGGGAGATTCTCTTGGAGGAATCATCTCATTGGTCGTGGAAGGACTCCCTACCGGATGGGGAGAGCCCGTTTTTGAAAAGCTACACGCTGTATTGGGACAGGCCTTATTCTCAATCAATGCCACTAAAGGTGTTGAATTTGGTAGTGGTTTTTCCGCAGCATCCATTAAAGGGTCCGAGCACAACGATGCTTTCGTAATGGAAGATGGTCAGGTGAGTACCAAGACCAATCATTCTGGCGGAGTTCAAGGTGGCTTGTCCAATGGAATGGACCTATTGGCTCGAGTAGCCTTTAAACCTACGGCCTCCATCAAAAAACAACAACAAACCGTCAACGCTCAGGGAGAAAGCAAAACCTTGGAAATTCAAGGACGCCATGACCCTTGTGTAGTTCCGAGAGCCGTTCCCATTGTAGAAGCCATGGCAGCGCTCGTACTGGCCGATTTTAGCTTAATGGCCCGAACCAATAAACTTGAAGCATGA
- a CDS encoding dicarboxylate/amino acid:cation symporter, which produces MKNLPLYVKIIIGLVVGIIWSFISSSLGLNWLTRDWISPFGDIFIRMLKFIAVPLVLFSIISGVSGLKDVGRLGRIGGRTLGIYLITTVTAVVVGLLFGNIVQPGKFMDEEQRVKNRISYEQWATENNVAILDGKSYLNDPQYSHLLSDADRASMATDMDKKVEGKMESLKSRKDEGPLRFLVDMVPSNIVISISDNRLMLQVIFFAIFFGICLVMIPENTAKPVINFFEGLNQVFLKMVDLVMQAAPFFVFALMAGVITKMAETPAEVAELFISLGSYSLTVFVALVLMIFGFYPVIIKLLGIAKYTEFLRKISPAQFLAFSTSSSAATLPVTMECVEERVGVSKNVSSFVLPIGATVNMDGTSLYQTIAVLFLAQIHMVELDFVQQLTIILTATLASIGSAAVPSAGVIMLMVVLSSVGLNPAWIAIILPVDRILDMCRTVVNVTGDATVCTVIAKGEGELNPVED; this is translated from the coding sequence ATGAAGAATTTACCACTATACGTTAAGATTATCATCGGCTTAGTTGTCGGTATTATTTGGTCCTTTATATCAAGCTCCTTGGGTTTGAACTGGCTTACTCGGGATTGGATTAGTCCATTTGGTGATATCTTCATTCGAATGCTCAAGTTCATCGCCGTTCCTCTGGTGCTGTTTTCCATCATTAGCGGGGTGTCAGGATTGAAGGATGTTGGGCGTTTGGGACGCATTGGTGGTCGAACATTGGGAATTTACTTAATCACAACGGTTACCGCCGTGGTCGTTGGTTTGTTGTTCGGGAATATTGTGCAGCCGGGTAAGTTCATGGATGAGGAACAACGCGTCAAAAACCGAATTAGCTATGAGCAATGGGCCACTGAAAATAACGTCGCCATTCTCGACGGTAAAAGTTACTTGAACGATCCCCAATATAGCCACCTTCTTAGCGATGCTGATCGGGCCTCCATGGCAACGGATATGGATAAAAAGGTGGAAGGCAAGATGGAAAGCCTGAAAAGCCGTAAGGACGAAGGACCACTTCGTTTTTTGGTAGACATGGTGCCATCCAATATCGTCATCTCCATTTCCGACAATCGCCTGATGCTCCAGGTGATCTTTTTTGCGATCTTTTTTGGAATCTGTTTGGTGATGATTCCGGAAAACACGGCCAAGCCCGTCATCAACTTTTTTGAAGGATTAAATCAGGTCTTCCTTAAAATGGTTGATCTCGTTATGCAGGCTGCTCCCTTTTTTGTGTTTGCCCTTATGGCTGGTGTGATCACCAAAATGGCTGAGACACCAGCTGAGGTTGCCGAGCTCTTTATCAGTTTAGGAAGTTATTCCTTAACCGTATTTGTAGCCTTGGTTCTTATGATATTTGGCTTTTATCCGGTAATCATCAAGCTACTTGGAATCGCCAAGTACACCGAATTTCTTCGAAAAATTAGCCCGGCGCAATTCCTGGCCTTTTCCACCAGTTCCAGTGCCGCAACCTTACCCGTTACCATGGAATGTGTAGAAGAAAGGGTAGGAGTATCTAAAAACGTATCCAGCTTTGTTCTTCCGATTGGGGCTACCGTTAACATGGATGGCACCAGTTTGTACCAGACCATAGCCGTATTGTTCCTGGCCCAAATTCACATGGTAGAGCTTGATTTCGTACAACAATTAACTATCATTCTTACCGCCACCTTGGCTTCCATTGGTTCCGCTGCCGTTCCCAGTGCCGGTGTCATCATGCTGATGGTGGTATTATCATCCGTTGGCTTGAATCCCGCCTGGATTGCCATCATCCTTCCCGTAGACCGTATTCTGGATATGTGCCGCACGGTGGTTAATGTAACCGGAGATGCTACTGTGTGTACGGTTATCGCCAAAGGCGAAGGTGAATTGAATCCGGTGGAGGATTAG
- a CDS encoding AsmA-like C-terminal region-containing protein produces the protein MKKLLKITGATLFILLLLLILLPFIFKGKIAEIIQEQIDENVDAKVELADLDLSLISTFPDFKLELNGIKVSGKGEFDGITLVEIGQIETRLDFMKVISGDQIEVKSFGISDAYFHVKVNEDTLANYDIAKPSSAPTEAQEEEEVEEEESSEGGEPFALSVQSYYLRNINVIYDDKPGDVYAEIVNLTHEGSAAINGDLISLATTTTIKELTAKAGGVRYLKKANLDIKFDSEIDQANNKYTFQENHFGINDLMLHFDGYVALPDSETVEMDLTFNTEKTSFRSLLSLVPAVYLTDFEQVETSGNLALGGYAKGAMKGEQLPAFLVDLKVTDGRFKYPDLPKSAENIAIDLHAANPTGVMDDLEIDLRQFYVDLGGNPIDLNARVVTPISDADVKGNLMAHVDLATLKDVMPADSGMSYEGKIDADIHFAGKMSTLEAEDYENFDAKGALIMEGIVYNDPTLGYPVKINHTDLEFTPQKLTLETFDCQLGKSDILASGWVGNYLPYYFNESLLSGGLTVNSNLLDLDELSGPEDENQGDGESREPAGEDGSAENDDVAESMAADTSNQVEEIPANLDFELVSNFKKVLYDNLVMEDMNGKITLRDQKLSMDNLDMKMLGGELTMNGYYETTNPTRPTVDFFLGIRRFDLPQTFNTFNTVEKMAPIAENATGAISTKMKLVCALDQKMEPIDETITGGGDLQTHGVRIKDSDVLTKAADLLKNEDLKDLVLEDVNISYEFRDGRVFVEPFDVKLGDLQANVSGSNGFDQTLDYVVKTEIPTSSLGAGAGALNSALASINQGTGSNLSMGETIKVDLAITGTVDKPKVLPKFGDMEGAGSDKVSDQLKQQAKEELNKLKEEAKKEAEKRAREEADKLKEEAEKKAQEEADKLKKEAEKKAQEEADKLKKQAEEEAKKKAGKELKKLFGK, from the coding sequence ATGAAAAAGCTGCTCAAAATTACCGGAGCTACCCTATTCATTTTACTCCTCTTATTGATCCTCTTGCCTTTTATCTTCAAAGGGAAGATTGCGGAGATTATCCAAGAACAAATTGATGAAAATGTAGACGCCAAGGTGGAATTGGCGGATCTGGACCTTTCCTTGATCAGTACGTTTCCGGATTTTAAGTTGGAGCTAAACGGCATTAAAGTGTCCGGCAAAGGTGAGTTTGATGGAATCACTTTGGTGGAAATCGGACAAATTGAAACTCGCCTGGATTTTATGAAGGTGATCAGCGGAGATCAGATAGAAGTGAAGTCTTTCGGTATTTCGGATGCTTACTTCCATGTGAAGGTGAATGAAGATACTCTGGCCAACTATGATATTGCCAAGCCTTCGTCTGCTCCTACCGAAGCACAGGAGGAAGAAGAAGTGGAAGAAGAGGAATCATCGGAAGGGGGAGAGCCTTTTGCTCTTTCTGTTCAGAGTTACTATTTGCGCAATATAAATGTGATTTACGATGATAAACCTGGCGATGTTTACGCGGAAATAGTAAACTTGACCCATGAGGGAAGTGCTGCCATCAATGGAGACTTGATTTCTTTGGCAACCACAACTACCATTAAGGAACTTACGGCTAAGGCTGGTGGAGTGCGCTACTTAAAGAAGGCGAATCTGGATATCAAATTCGATTCTGAAATCGACCAAGCCAATAACAAATACACGTTTCAGGAAAACCACTTTGGAATCAACGACTTGATGCTCCACTTTGATGGGTACGTAGCACTACCTGATTCTGAAACGGTGGAAATGGACCTGACCTTTAACACGGAAAAAACAAGCTTTAGAAGTCTTCTTTCCTTGGTCCCAGCAGTATACCTAACCGATTTTGAGCAGGTGGAAACTTCGGGTAACCTGGCCTTGGGTGGTTATGCAAAAGGAGCCATGAAAGGCGAGCAACTTCCTGCCTTCTTGGTTGACCTTAAGGTGACGGATGGCCGTTTTAAGTATCCTGATCTTCCCAAATCCGCCGAAAACATTGCTATAGATCTTCATGCCGCTAATCCAACCGGTGTAATGGATGATTTGGAAATTGACCTACGCCAGTTTTATGTGGACTTAGGTGGAAACCCGATCGATTTGAATGCTCGGGTGGTTACCCCGATAAGCGATGCCGATGTCAAGGGAAACTTGATGGCTCATGTGGATTTGGCTACTTTGAAGGATGTGATGCCTGCTGATTCAGGAATGTCGTACGAAGGAAAGATAGACGCCGACATCCATTTCGCTGGAAAGATGTCTACGCTCGAGGCTGAGGATTACGAAAACTTTGATGCCAAAGGTGCTTTGATCATGGAAGGGATTGTATACAACGACCCTACCCTTGGTTATCCCGTAAAAATCAATCACACGGATTTGGAGTTCACTCCCCAAAAGTTGACTCTGGAAACCTTCGATTGCCAATTGGGTAAGAGTGATATCCTGGCCAGCGGTTGGGTAGGTAATTACTTGCCTTATTACTTCAACGAGTCGCTTTTGAGTGGTGGACTTACGGTTAATTCGAATCTTTTGGATTTGGATGAATTGTCTGGACCGGAGGATGAGAACCAAGGCGATGGTGAGTCCCGAGAGCCTGCGGGAGAGGATGGTTCTGCTGAGAATGACGATGTAGCGGAGAGTATGGCTGCTGATACTTCTAATCAGGTAGAAGAAATTCCGGCCAACCTTGATTTTGAGTTGGTGTCAAACTTTAAGAAAGTACTTTATGACAACCTTGTGATGGAGGACATGAACGGAAAAATTACCCTACGCGATCAAAAGCTATCGATGGATAACCTGGATATGAAAATGTTGGGTGGCGAGTTGACCATGAATGGGTATTACGAGACCACGAATCCTACGCGTCCTACCGTTGATTTCTTCCTGGGCATACGTCGTTTTGATTTGCCCCAAACGTTCAACACCTTCAATACGGTGGAGAAGATGGCGCCAATTGCTGAGAATGCGACTGGAGCGATTAGTACTAAGATGAAATTGGTATGTGCATTGGATCAGAAAATGGAGCCTATCGATGAAACGATAACCGGTGGGGGAGATTTGCAAACCCATGGTGTTCGTATCAAAGATTCGGATGTATTGACCAAGGCGGCAGATTTGTTGAAGAATGAGGACCTAAAGGACTTGGTCTTGGAAGACGTAAACATCAGCTACGAGTTTCGCGATGGTCGTGTCTTTGTAGAGCCCTTCGATGTGAAATTGGGTGACCTGCAAGCCAATGTGAGCGGATCCAATGGGTTTGATCAGACCTTGGATTATGTCGTGAAAACCGAAATCCCTACTTCTTCTTTGGGAGCTGGAGCCGGAGCTTTAAACAGTGCCTTGGCATCCATCAATCAAGGAACGGGATCGAATTTGAGTATGGGTGAGACCATCAAGGTAGATTTGGCCATCACCGGTACGGTAGACAAACCTAAAGTGTTGCCCAAGTTTGGTGATATGGAAGGAGCCGGAAGCGATAAGGTATCAGATCAGCTGAAACAACAGGCCAAAGAAGAGCTGAATAAGCTGAAAGAGGAAGCCAAGAAAGAAGCCGAAAAGCGAGCTCGTGAGGAAGCGGATAAGCTCAAAGAAGAGGCTGAGAAAAAGGCTCAGGAAGAAGCCGATAAACTGAAAAAGGAAGCTGAGAAAAAGGCTCAGGAAGAAGCAGACAAATTGAAGAAACAAGCCGAAGAAGAGGCGAAGAAAAAAGCAGGTAAGGAACTCAAGAAATTATTTGGGAAATAA